A window of the Radiobacillus deserti genome harbors these coding sequences:
- a CDS encoding YgzB family protein — protein sequence MVLCYTSLWKKQGGFPVALQYTNKINRIRTFALSLIFIGFGIMYIGLLVKQVAWLMLLFFILGLLSIVFSTVVYFWIGMLSTRAVQIICPSCEKPTKMLGRVDACMHCKQPLTMDKDLEGKEFDEKYNSKKYKKANQK from the coding sequence ATGGTATTGTGCTATACTTCTTTATGGAAGAAACAAGGAGGGTTTCCGGTGGCATTACAATATACTAACAAAATAAACAGAATACGTACATTCGCCTTAAGCCTTATTTTTATCGGATTCGGGATTATGTATATCGGACTGTTAGTGAAACAAGTGGCATGGCTTATGCTGTTATTCTTCATATTAGGATTATTATCGATTGTCTTCAGTACCGTTGTGTACTTTTGGATAGGGATGCTGTCGACAAGGGCCGTCCAAATCATCTGTCCATCTTGCGAAAAGCCAACGAAGATGCTTGGTCGAGTGGATGCCTGCATGCATTGTAAACAGCCATTAACCATGGATAAAGATTTAGAAGGTAAAGAGTTTGATGAGAAATACAACTCGAAAAAATATAAAAAGGCAAATCAGAAATAA
- a CDS encoding phage major capsid protein, whose amino-acid sequence MNKVELQQQANKILAYMEELSEYRNYETNKEAQKIYDQQKDKLSEIMGQLENLQQEERNITMKKMETRSNEFEQELRSLNTTSNATALVPENVQGEIIKRMEEVSPAFAQARKLPSVNGTLKVARENDAVTGGFFGEGESILEESINFQHVQLQQKRLGAAISLLNQLINDVAVDIVAYVNDLLGRRVAKTAEKAIFNGDGVNEFTGILGDENVQGIDVSLASRIGVDQLMDLYTSIHPDFVDGAAFYMNRSFFNQIVKLKDGNGHFYMQNGVVNGKVQYTFGSPVHVTEALQAGTTAGEVPVVFANLSEAYAILVKQEMAIKQIADGPNALRGSQLLVLDGYMDGAVTNSQAISKLNVIA is encoded by the coding sequence ATGAATAAGGTAGAGCTACAACAACAAGCAAATAAGATTTTGGCTTATATGGAAGAGCTTTCTGAATACCGAAACTATGAAACTAACAAAGAAGCTCAAAAAATTTATGACCAACAAAAAGACAAGCTATCAGAAATTATGGGACAGCTTGAAAACTTACAACAAGAGGAGAGAAATATAACTATGAAAAAAATGGAAACTCGTTCTAATGAATTTGAACAAGAATTACGTTCTTTAAATACTACATCTAATGCTACTGCATTAGTACCTGAAAACGTACAAGGTGAAATTATCAAACGTATGGAAGAAGTATCTCCAGCATTTGCACAAGCTCGTAAACTTCCTTCTGTAAATGGAACTTTGAAAGTTGCTCGTGAAAATGATGCTGTTACTGGTGGATTTTTCGGTGAGGGTGAAAGTATTCTTGAAGAGTCAATCAACTTCCAACACGTACAACTTCAACAAAAACGTCTTGGTGCTGCTATCAGTCTATTAAATCAACTGATTAATGATGTTGCAGTGGATATTGTTGCTTATGTTAATGATTTGCTTGGTCGTCGTGTTGCTAAGACTGCTGAAAAGGCAATTTTCAATGGTGATGGAGTAAACGAATTTACAGGTATTCTTGGAGATGAAAATGTCCAAGGTATTGACGTTTCGCTTGCTAGTCGAATTGGTGTCGATCAACTTATGGACCTTTATACCTCAATTCACCCTGATTTTGTTGATGGTGCTGCATTCTATATGAACCGTTCATTCTTCAATCAAATCGTTAAATTAAAAGATGGTAATGGTCACTTCTACATGCAAAACGGAGTAGTTAACGGAAAAGTGCAATATACTTTCGGTTCTCCAGTTCATGTTACAGAAGCTCTTCAAGCTGGTACTACTGCCGGTGAAGTTCCAGTTGTATTTGCTAACTTATCAGAAGCTTATGCAATTCTAGTAAAACAAGAAATGGCTATCAAACAAATCGCAGATGGTCCTAATGCTCTTCGCGGAAGTCAATTGCTAGTTCTCGATGGCTACATGGATGGGGCTGTAACTAACTCACAAGCTATCTCTAAATTAAATGTAATTGCATAA
- a CDS encoding aminopeptidase → MKDPRLAKLAKVLVNHSITVQEGEKVHIVGTVNSKPLIKELINAIYEAKGIPYVELSDAEIHRLQVQSAPEERFILQNKWNVERYKDLDAFIQIVGEENDAEMSEVPASVWQVGQKHLKESHDYLIDQKKWVLLNYPTQAAAQKAKMSYDTYFDYLIDVCTVDYKKMEEAQRPLKELMDKTDKVRITAEGTDLTFSIKDIPAVMCAGARNIPDGEVYTAPVKDSVNGTITYNTPCPYQGFTFHDVSLTFENGKIVKATANNTEKLNEILDTDEGARYIGEFALGLNPLITEPMGDILFDEKITGSLHFTPGEAYDEAPNGNESSVHWDMVLIQRPEYGGGEIYFDDVLIRKDGLFVIDELKGLNPSNLK, encoded by the coding sequence GTGAAGGATCCGCGTTTAGCGAAGTTAGCAAAGGTATTAGTGAATCATTCTATTACGGTTCAAGAAGGAGAAAAAGTACACATTGTTGGGACGGTAAATTCCAAACCACTTATTAAAGAATTAATTAACGCAATTTATGAAGCAAAAGGGATTCCGTATGTAGAACTTAGTGATGCGGAGATTCACCGATTACAAGTACAGAGTGCGCCGGAAGAGAGATTTATCTTACAAAACAAATGGAACGTGGAGAGATATAAAGACTTAGATGCCTTCATCCAAATTGTTGGAGAAGAAAACGATGCGGAAATGAGTGAAGTTCCAGCCTCCGTATGGCAAGTAGGGCAGAAGCATTTGAAAGAATCCCATGATTATTTGATTGACCAGAAAAAATGGGTATTGCTCAACTATCCAACTCAAGCTGCTGCTCAAAAAGCGAAGATGAGCTACGATACGTACTTTGATTACTTGATTGATGTATGTACGGTTGATTATAAGAAAATGGAAGAAGCACAACGGCCGTTAAAGGAATTAATGGATAAAACCGACAAAGTGCGAATCACAGCAGAAGGAACCGATTTAACTTTCTCCATTAAAGATATTCCTGCTGTCATGTGTGCGGGAGCACGGAACATTCCAGACGGAGAAGTGTACACCGCTCCGGTAAAAGATAGTGTAAATGGAACGATTACATATAATACACCTTGTCCTTACCAAGGCTTCACGTTCCATGATGTGTCGCTTACGTTTGAAAATGGGAAAATCGTAAAAGCGACTGCAAACAATACAGAAAAGCTTAACGAAATTCTCGACACGGACGAAGGAGCTCGTTATATCGGGGAGTTCGCGCTAGGTTTAAACCCATTAATCACAGAACCGATGGGAGATATCTTATTTGATGAGAAAATTACTGGTAGCCTTCACTTCACCCCAGGGGAAGCATATGATGAAGCACCAAACGGAAACGAATCCTCTGTCCACTGGGATATGGTGTTAATTCAGCGTCCGGAATATGGTGGTGGAGAGATTTATTTCGATGATGTCTTAATTCGAAAAGACGGCTTGTTTGTAATCGATGAATTAAAAGGCCTAAATCCATCTAATTTGAAATAA
- a CDS encoding phage portal protein — translation MHSYLYLYSEDDDKSIHKLNDLRTTILNNDANDYDTAQVIKKKIVQDYLLRGKAFLLNKNDKLYHLPAKNVREELYTEDSITVAKKEFIYEGLSTITLDEHEVIVIDSGSNGLLVDAGELFQTAINQQSYNKSVMENGALPTGILQATSRLTENAITRLRESWQSLYGGSKAAGKTVILEEGLEFNPLSLKPDELQMVDSQKQIISEIARVFNIPESMINRSANKYNSLQMNNIQYMQHCLGPIITSIESAISKNLLTHDEKIMGFYFRFDTSEILRTTEKEKVETVSKGLKDGLYSFNEARHKLDMKPVDKDYFVMSLGSVLKDSETGELTIPNMGVVEEQSGGENPNE, via the coding sequence TTGCACAGTTACCTATATCTTTATTCAGAAGATGATGATAAATCAATTCACAAGCTTAATGACCTTAGAACGACAATTTTGAATAATGATGCAAATGATTATGATACTGCACAAGTTATTAAAAAGAAAATTGTTCAAGATTATTTATTACGTGGGAAAGCTTTTCTTCTGAATAAAAATGATAAATTATATCATCTTCCAGCTAAGAATGTTCGTGAAGAACTTTATACAGAAGACTCAATCACAGTAGCCAAAAAAGAATTTATTTATGAAGGTCTATCTACAATTACGCTTGATGAACACGAAGTAATTGTTATTGATAGTGGTTCAAATGGTTTGTTGGTGGATGCAGGGGAATTATTTCAAACTGCAATTAATCAGCAATCTTATAACAAATCAGTTATGGAAAATGGTGCCCTACCAACTGGAATTCTTCAAGCTACTTCTCGATTAACAGAGAATGCTATTACAAGATTAAGAGAGTCTTGGCAATCTTTATATGGTGGAAGTAAAGCTGCTGGAAAGACCGTTATTTTGGAAGAAGGTCTTGAATTTAACCCATTATCATTGAAACCAGACGAGCTTCAAATGGTTGATAGTCAAAAGCAAATTATCTCGGAGATCGCTAGAGTATTTAATATTCCAGAGAGTATGATAAACCGTTCTGCAAATAAATACAATTCGTTGCAGATGAACAACATTCAGTATATGCAACATTGTCTTGGGCCGATTATCACTTCAATTGAAAGCGCTATTAGTAAAAATCTCTTAACTCATGATGAAAAAATCATGGGTTTTTATTTTAGGTTCGATACTTCTGAAATCCTTAGAACTACTGAAAAAGAGAAAGTTGAAACAGTTTCTAAAGGATTGAAAGATGGTCTTTATTCATTCAATGAAGCTAGACACAAATTAGATATGAAACCAGTTGATAAAGATTATTTTGTTATGTCGCTTGGCTCAGTATTAAAAGACTCTGAAACTGGCGAACTAACAATTCCAAATATGGGAGTTGTAGAAGAGCAATCTGGAGGTGAAAACCCTAATGAATAA
- a CDS encoding EAL domain-containing protein: MPIRKLIRDRHYFHHFQPVFDLQAGKRIGFEVLLRAEEYDSPELVFSEARHAKRLYELDSGSIQKAIQTYMDVGLGGKEDYLFLNVFPSTILNPDFRSFLSEIMTETNLNSQLVIFEISETESVENLDIFREQINELRKLGFQFAIDDVGKGYSNLPYIIELKPDYVKLDQYFARDIQFSKEKQRMVSYFIHYCNELHVQLVLEGLETTSEVDTATSLGIPLGQGFILGEPKQIKELA; the protein is encoded by the coding sequence TTGCCGATACGTAAACTAATAAGGGATCGACACTATTTTCATCATTTTCAACCTGTCTTTGATTTGCAAGCAGGGAAACGGATAGGGTTTGAGGTACTGCTAAGGGCGGAGGAATATGATAGTCCTGAGCTTGTGTTTTCGGAAGCAAGACATGCCAAAAGGCTTTATGAATTGGATTCGGGGTCCATTCAAAAAGCCATTCAGACCTACATGGATGTAGGATTAGGTGGAAAAGAGGATTATTTGTTTTTAAATGTATTTCCATCCACGATTTTAAATCCAGATTTTCGCTCTTTTCTAAGTGAGATTATGACGGAAACGAACCTGAATAGTCAACTTGTAATTTTTGAGATTTCGGAAACAGAAAGTGTAGAAAATCTCGACATATTTAGAGAACAGATAAATGAATTGAGAAAGCTAGGGTTCCAGTTTGCCATTGATGATGTTGGTAAGGGCTACTCTAACCTTCCTTATATCATTGAGTTGAAGCCGGATTATGTGAAATTGGATCAATATTTTGCAAGAGATATTCAATTTTCGAAAGAAAAACAAAGGATGGTCTCCTATTTCATTCATTACTGTAATGAGCTACATGTTCAACTCGTATTAGAAGGATTAGAAACGACATCAGAGGTAGACACCGCAACATCACTTGGTATTCCACTTGGACAAGGCTTTATCCTAGGTGAACCGAAGCAGATAAAAGAATTGGCGTAG
- a CDS encoding phage major tail protein, TP901-1 family: MLHFLVLLKTIDSTSKDTAGAWKESLAGFKEWSIDCDGAYIESDTAYATLEQEFINNNNVDVLVTFPSGLQYVGNATITDFSLEFPYDDLVTYSISLQGSGALDTIKPTI; the protein is encoded by the coding sequence ATGCTTCACTTTCTCGTTCTGCTGAAAACTATTGATAGTACATCAAAAGATACTGCTGGAGCTTGGAAAGAAAGTTTAGCAGGATTTAAAGAATGGTCTATTGATTGTGATGGAGCATACATTGAAAGTGATACTGCTTATGCAACTCTAGAACAAGAATTTATTAATAATAACAATGTTGATGTATTAGTAACTTTTCCTTCTGGATTACAGTATGTTGGTAACGCTACTATTACTGATTTCAGCTTGGAATTTCCTTATGATGATTTAGTCACTTATTCAATTAGTTTACAAGGTTCTGGTGCATTAGACACTATTAAACCAACTATTTAA
- a CDS encoding D-2-hydroxyacid dehydrogenase, with the protein MNILSTAKLPEQIKEELLHTYPRMTFHFHSKMEEALPYLKDAEILLTYGEDLNEELIDQATALKWIMVLSAGMDEMPFPCIKERNILVTNSRGIHQIPMAEYAISMLLQVNRQAKTLIENQRNHVWDRRVNMTEISGSTMTIVGSGAIGQELARLAKAFRMKTIGISRSGQAKEYFDEVYPSTEIHKALPEADFVVSILPSTQETHYFYQTEHFQHMKESAIFLNMGRGDAVRSEVLLEALKTDQIAHAVLDVTDPEPLPTNHPLWDQPNVTITPHLSGKSVHYLPRAIAIFKHNLNVYLDGKGTYENEIDPDRGY; encoded by the coding sequence ATGAACATCCTATCAACGGCCAAATTACCAGAGCAAATTAAGGAAGAACTACTCCATACGTATCCTCGTATGACCTTTCATTTTCACTCCAAAATGGAAGAAGCACTCCCATACCTGAAAGACGCAGAAATTTTATTAACGTATGGTGAAGATTTGAATGAAGAACTCATCGACCAAGCAACAGCACTAAAATGGATTATGGTGTTATCAGCAGGAATGGATGAAATGCCATTTCCGTGTATAAAAGAAAGAAACATTCTCGTAACGAATTCTCGTGGTATCCATCAAATCCCGATGGCAGAGTATGCGATCTCCATGCTGTTACAAGTGAATCGCCAAGCAAAGACATTAATAGAAAATCAAAGGAACCATGTGTGGGATCGTCGCGTGAACATGACCGAGATAAGTGGAAGTACGATGACGATAGTCGGATCTGGGGCAATTGGACAAGAGCTGGCTAGACTAGCAAAAGCGTTTCGAATGAAAACGATTGGGATATCTAGAAGCGGACAGGCAAAGGAATATTTTGATGAGGTGTATCCCTCTACCGAGATTCATAAAGCATTACCAGAAGCGGACTTTGTTGTTTCAATTTTGCCTAGTACGCAAGAGACGCACTATTTTTATCAAACAGAACATTTTCAGCACATGAAGGAATCAGCCATCTTTTTAAATATGGGGCGTGGTGATGCTGTCCGAAGCGAGGTGTTATTGGAGGCGTTGAAGACTGACCAAATTGCTCATGCGGTTTTAGATGTAACCGATCCGGAGCCTTTGCCAACAAATCATCCATTATGGGACCAACCAAATGTAACAATCACTCCACATCTTTCTGGGAAATCGGTACATTACTTGCCGAGAGCCATAGCTATTTTCAAACACAATTTAAACGTATATCTGGACGGTAAAGGTACATACGAAAATGAAATAGATCCAGATCGGGGGTATTAA
- the perR gene encoding peroxide-responsive transcriptional repressor PerR, which yields MSEIKLQEAVDRLKNSGVRITPQRHAVLEYLLNAKIHPTADDIYKALEGKFPNMSVATVYNNLRVFREIGLVRELTYGDSSSRFDCNTSDHYHIICDECGKIVDFHYPSLDEVESLAEKVTGFDVRDHRMEIYGTCADCKEKSLVKH from the coding sequence ATGTCTGAAATAAAACTACAAGAGGCAGTGGACAGATTGAAGAATTCAGGAGTCAGAATCACACCTCAGCGTCATGCGGTTCTTGAATATCTCTTGAACGCTAAAATCCATCCAACAGCAGACGATATTTACAAAGCATTAGAAGGAAAATTTCCGAACATGAGTGTTGCAACCGTGTATAACAACTTGCGCGTTTTTCGTGAAATTGGCCTAGTAAGAGAATTAACCTATGGGGATTCCTCTAGCCGATTTGATTGTAATACGAGTGATCACTATCATATTATTTGTGATGAGTGCGGCAAGATTGTTGATTTCCATTATCCGAGCTTGGATGAAGTAGAGTCATTAGCGGAAAAGGTAACTGGCTTTGATGTTAGAGACCACCGAATGGAGATTTATGGTACGTGCGCTGATTGTAAGGAAAAGTCTTTAGTGAAGCATTAA
- a CDS encoding phage terminase small subunit P27 family: MKAPEYFNETATKYFDFVVEELIKIDRLNTTDKPIIEGLAFNLSTMEECQKILLKEGFVLEGLHGKKEHPAVAISMKAQSKVLESFKILGLDASMRLKIDKNEDQQSDFIAALIG, translated from the coding sequence ATGAAAGCACCAGAATATTTTAATGAAACTGCTACAAAGTATTTTGATTTTGTTGTGGAAGAGCTTATTAAGATAGACAGGCTCAATACTACCGATAAACCAATAATTGAAGGCTTAGCGTTTAATCTATCAACTATGGAAGAATGCCAAAAAATATTATTAAAAGAAGGATTTGTCTTGGAAGGACTTCATGGGAAAAAGGAACATCCAGCAGTTGCTATTAGTATGAAGGCACAATCAAAGGTTCTCGAAAGTTTTAAAATACTAGGGTTAGATGCTTCAATGAGATTGAAAATTGATAAGAACGAAGACCAGCAATCCGATTTTATTGCTGCATTAATTGGGTGA
- a CDS encoding HNH endonuclease: MEQWKVIKKPSVTFEVSNEGRIKVFNRKEGKFNLIHAFSYTGGHEGNRYLATHGYYVHRLVAEAFIGPIDGLEVNHKNGRKKYNYVSNLEIVTPKYNHQHSWKTGLRDKQKLSKKEIDRREIRTEMRRLNKQWIVYDLNFNIISRHNSQEDAAKSIGVSRQTANNSFRLGRPITKQYYICKPVQVEEFKKQVSGGN, from the coding sequence ATGGAACAATGGAAAGTTATCAAAAAGCCTTCTGTTACTTTTGAAGTTAGTAACGAAGGAAGAATAAAAGTATTTAATCGTAAAGAAGGAAAATTTAATCTCATTCATGCGTTTTCATATACTGGTGGGCATGAAGGAAATCGCTACCTTGCCACTCATGGTTATTATGTTCATAGGCTTGTAGCTGAAGCATTTATTGGTCCGATTGATGGACTGGAAGTTAACCATAAAAACGGTCGGAAAAAATATAATTATGTATCAAATTTAGAAATTGTTACTCCAAAATATAACCATCAACACTCTTGGAAAACAGGATTAAGGGATAAACAAAAACTTTCAAAAAAAGAGATTGATAGGCGAGAAATAAGAACTGAAATGAGAAGGCTAAACAAACAATGGATTGTATATGATTTAAATTTTAATATTATTAGTCGTCATAATTCCCAAGAAGATGCAGCAAAATCTATCGGCGTCAGCAGACAAACAGCTAATAACTCATTTCGTTTAGGTAGGCCAATAACAAAACAATATTACATTTGTAAACCAGTTCAAGTTGAAGAATTCAAAAAACAAGTTTCAGGAGGAAACTAG
- a CDS encoding PilZ domain-containing protein, whose protein sequence is MHPLVAMVILLQTAVVLLLFILFLFTQRKLSEYEAMHPSLEDVEQKETIRKFNERDHFRLEMLDKSCEIHFLDFENKQLDRLKFKTFDAILANISLGGVMFVCPYDLPINKDILIEIRFSIKGEYFALKAEILRKEVLNGTENNFIRYGSQFVDLYSAEKERLHNVLNQLLLERREPTA, encoded by the coding sequence GTGCATCCATTGGTTGCAATGGTTATCCTGCTACAAACAGCTGTTGTTCTTTTACTATTTATTTTGTTTCTATTCACCCAACGGAAGCTCTCCGAATACGAAGCTATGCATCCTTCATTGGAAGATGTTGAACAGAAAGAGACCATTCGAAAATTTAATGAAAGAGACCATTTTAGACTAGAAATGCTAGACAAAAGCTGTGAAATTCACTTTCTTGATTTTGAAAATAAGCAGCTTGATAGACTAAAATTCAAAACGTTTGACGCAATCCTAGCTAATATTAGCCTAGGTGGAGTAATGTTTGTCTGTCCTTACGATCTTCCCATCAATAAGGACATCTTAATTGAAATTCGATTCTCTATTAAAGGAGAATATTTCGCATTAAAAGCAGAGATTCTGAGAAAAGAAGTACTAAACGGTACTGAAAATAATTTTATTCGTTATGGCTCGCAATTTGTGGATCTCTATTCGGCTGAGAAAGAGCGTCTTCATAATGTATTAAATCAATTATTATTAGAGCGAAGAGAACCAACTGCTTAA
- a CDS encoding nucleotidyltransferase-like protein, translating into MEDLLRPIYQKRASQANTLGVLLIEKNKPVSPVTDNFDVILLVIVQDPEQKWFVKHYEFDGKTAAMHVVDEDLLKEWIQTSTYRNAVEWIMSGVTVFDRNEYVANLKEELSQFPHEQRELKMALEFAKLTRSYSEAKDLFQTEQYLDAYSRVLRSLHYLARLAIIEKGYHPEVTVWNQVKRIDSEAYKLYEELIKSDEETNKKVELMLLAVEVATSSRARTCAKHLLDVMATKEEAWSFGELKVHPDLEPYALDLSSKVAYLTEKGILAVELEETKGRDIFQRKYYVKK; encoded by the coding sequence ATGGAAGATTTACTAAGACCCATTTATCAAAAGCGAGCAAGCCAAGCGAACACATTAGGGGTACTGCTGATTGAAAAGAATAAACCAGTTAGTCCGGTAACCGATAACTTTGATGTTATCCTGTTAGTTATTGTCCAAGACCCTGAACAAAAATGGTTCGTGAAGCACTACGAATTTGATGGGAAGACAGCTGCGATGCACGTGGTCGATGAAGATTTGTTGAAAGAATGGATCCAAACAAGTACATACCGTAATGCGGTGGAATGGATTATGAGTGGTGTCACGGTATTTGATCGAAATGAATATGTAGCGAATTTAAAAGAAGAATTGAGCCAATTTCCGCACGAGCAACGAGAATTAAAAATGGCGCTGGAGTTTGCTAAGCTTACGAGAAGCTATAGTGAAGCAAAAGACTTATTCCAAACGGAGCAATACTTAGACGCGTATAGCCGAGTGCTACGTTCTCTTCATTATTTAGCGCGTCTAGCCATTATTGAAAAAGGCTATCACCCAGAAGTTACGGTCTGGAACCAAGTAAAGCGAATTGATTCGGAAGCATACAAGTTATATGAAGAATTGATTAAGAGCGACGAAGAAACGAATAAAAAAGTCGAGCTTATGCTGTTAGCGGTAGAAGTAGCAACGAGCTCCAGAGCAAGAACATGTGCAAAGCATCTGTTGGATGTAATGGCTACGAAAGAAGAAGCATGGTCGTTCGGAGAATTAAAAGTACACCCAGATCTCGAGCCGTATGCCCTTGACTTAAGTTCAAAGGTTGCTTACTTAACGGAAAAAGGTATTCTTGCAGTAGAATTAGAAGAAACAAAAGGACGAGACATCTTCCAACGGAAATACTACGTAAAGAAGTAA
- a CDS encoding cob(I)yrinic acid a,c-diamide adenosyltransferase → MRIYTRSGDKGTTSLLYGKRVAKHDIRVEAYGTCDEANSIIGVAVSHMQAVDFDGKCKFIKALQRVQTILFHVGSELATPSNKEVLWKLTQTHVEELEQQIDAWDASLPELKNFILPSGTLASTTLHTARTIVRRAERCAVAIGEEEKHSLAIAYLNRLSDFLFVAARYVNVKTGGTELPLEVD, encoded by the coding sequence GTGAGAATCTATACGCGTTCGGGCGATAAGGGTACGACTTCACTCCTATATGGAAAACGAGTAGCAAAGCATGATATTCGCGTGGAAGCCTACGGCACATGTGATGAAGCGAACTCCATAATTGGAGTTGCAGTAAGTCATATGCAAGCAGTGGATTTTGATGGAAAGTGTAAATTCATAAAAGCATTGCAGCGAGTGCAAACAATTTTATTTCATGTTGGCTCGGAGTTAGCAACACCTTCGAATAAAGAAGTGTTGTGGAAGCTAACACAAACGCACGTCGAGGAGCTTGAGCAGCAAATCGATGCATGGGATGCTTCCTTACCAGAATTAAAAAACTTTATCCTGCCATCTGGTACGTTAGCCTCGACGACGTTACACACGGCAAGAACGATAGTACGAAGAGCGGAACGCTGTGCAGTCGCCATTGGCGAGGAAGAAAAGCATAGCCTGGCCATTGCTTATTTAAATCGTTTATCGGATTTTTTATTTGTCGCAGCCCGCTATGTAAACGTGAAAACAGGTGGAACCGAGCTACCCTTAGAGGTGGATTAA
- a CDS encoding tyrosine-type recombinase/integrase: protein MKRRKELTEEELKIIKKTINDDEAFEKFFRNCYLKNLRPATVEYYKNEFHGAKKFITKQLVECQQRDIEELILQSKKLMKVTTINTRLRALRSFYNYLHKNKLIETNPMKNIKLLRDRQKAIETLDNKEIERLIKTIRKQKSFVSFRDEVILLVFLDTGVRLSELVGIDVEDIRENKIIIRRTKNLFERTVYLSEITQEQLRRYIAIRGDVKTKRLFINHDNNELKPHSIQTQFTKYGKKANINKRVSPHTFRHTMAKRMIMAGVDAFTLMTILGHSDMTITKRYVNLWGPDIEQKHKQYGALKGLKL from the coding sequence GTGAAAAGACGTAAAGAATTAACAGAAGAAGAATTAAAAATTATTAAGAAAACGATCAATGATGACGAAGCATTTGAAAAGTTTTTTAGAAACTGCTATCTAAAGAATTTAAGACCAGCCACAGTTGAATATTATAAAAATGAATTTCATGGTGCAAAGAAATTTATCACCAAACAATTAGTTGAATGTCAGCAAAGAGACATTGAAGAACTAATCCTTCAAAGTAAAAAGCTTATGAAAGTGACAACCATAAACACCCGTTTACGAGCACTTCGATCTTTTTACAATTACCTTCATAAAAATAAGCTTATCGAAACAAATCCAATGAAAAATATTAAGCTGCTAAGAGACAGACAGAAGGCTATTGAAACATTAGATAATAAAGAAATAGAACGACTAATAAAAACCATTAGGAAACAGAAATCATTTGTTTCTTTTCGTGATGAAGTAATATTGCTTGTTTTCCTTGATACTGGAGTAAGACTTTCTGAACTAGTTGGAATTGATGTTGAAGATATTAGGGAGAACAAAATAATAATTAGAAGAACGAAAAACCTATTCGAAAGAACGGTTTACTTGTCAGAAATTACACAAGAACAATTAAGAAGATACATAGCAATTCGGGGAGATGTTAAGACGAAAAGATTGTTCATCAATCATGATAACAATGAGTTAAAGCCACACAGCATTCAAACTCAATTTACAAAGTACGGTAAAAAGGCAAATATCAATAAGAGGGTCAGTCCGCATACATTTAGGCATACAATGGCTAAGCGTATGATTATGGCTGGTGTAGATGCTTTTACTCTAATGACTATTCTTGGTCACAGTGATATGACTATTACTAAAAGATATGTAAATCTCTGGGGTCCAGATATTGAACAAAAGCATAAACAGTATGGTGCTTTAAAGGGATTGAAACTTTAG